From Thiohalorhabdus denitrificans, the proteins below share one genomic window:
- the panB gene encoding 3-methyl-2-oxobutanoate hydroxymethyltransferase, producing the protein MSALTVDGLHKSGGDREPLVAVTAYDYTFARLADEAGVDILLVGDSLGMVVQGEATTLPVTLDHMVYHTRCVSRGRSRALVVADLPFRAYKASPAQALDSAARLMAEGGCEMVKLEGGRPMVETVAFLQERDIPVMGHLGLTPQSVHQLGGYRVQGRSPDQAAALVEEAMDLERAGARALVLEAVPREVARRVTESVDIPVIGIGAGPDCDGQVLVLQDALGLFEGLQPRFAKRYMDGAGAVRDALGGFCREVRSGAFPADEHSFE; encoded by the coding sequence ATGAGCGCGCTAACCGTTGACGGGCTGCACAAGAGCGGCGGCGACCGGGAGCCCCTGGTGGCCGTCACGGCCTATGACTACACCTTCGCCCGCCTGGCGGACGAGGCGGGGGTGGACATCCTGCTGGTGGGCGATTCCCTGGGTATGGTGGTGCAGGGGGAGGCCACCACGCTGCCGGTGACCCTGGACCACATGGTCTACCACACGCGCTGCGTGAGCCGCGGGCGCTCCCGGGCCCTGGTGGTGGCCGACCTGCCGTTCCGGGCCTACAAGGCCAGCCCCGCCCAGGCCCTGGACAGCGCCGCCCGGCTCATGGCCGAGGGCGGCTGCGAGATGGTCAAGCTGGAGGGCGGCCGCCCCATGGTGGAGACGGTGGCCTTCCTCCAGGAGCGCGACATCCCCGTCATGGGCCATCTGGGGCTGACCCCCCAGTCCGTCCACCAGCTCGGCGGCTACCGGGTGCAGGGCCGCAGCCCCGATCAGGCCGCCGCCCTCGTGGAGGAGGCCATGGACCTGGAGCGGGCCGGGGCGCGGGCGCTGGTGCTGGAGGCGGTGCCCCGCGAGGTGGCCCGCCGGGTCACCGAGTCGGTGGACATCCCCGTCATCGGCATCGGCGCGGGCCCCGATTGCGACGGCCAGGTGCTGGTGCTCCAGGACGCCCTCGGGCTGTTCGAGGGCCTGCAGCCCCGGTTCGCCAAGCGCTACATGGACGGTGCCGGGGCGGTGCGCGACGCCCTGGGCGGCTTCTGCCGCGAGGTGCGCAGCGGCGCCTTCCCCGCCGATGAGCACAGCTTCGAGTAG
- the folK gene encoding 2-amino-4-hydroxy-6-hydroxymethyldihydropteridine diphosphokinase, with product MAEVFVGVGSNQGDSRELLRRGLARLEAVVPGDLARVSSLYRTGPVGYTQQPDFLNAVALFHGEPLPERWLQRLLAVEAELGRHRDGPRWGPRCLDLDLLAVGARTVETASLTLPHPRLRERRFVLVPWAEIAPDFRLPDGKRIADLERACADAGRVEPVEGPAWAGKRPENARG from the coding sequence ATGGCTGAGGTGTTCGTGGGAGTGGGCAGCAACCAGGGGGATTCCCGGGAGCTGCTGCGCCGGGGCCTGGCCCGTCTGGAGGCCGTCGTGCCGGGGGATCTGGCCCGGGTGAGCTCCCTTTACCGGACCGGGCCCGTGGGCTACACTCAACAGCCCGATTTTCTCAACGCCGTTGCCCTGTTCCATGGTGAGCCGCTGCCCGAACGATGGCTGCAGCGGCTTTTGGCCGTGGAGGCCGAGCTGGGGCGCCACCGGGACGGGCCGCGCTGGGGCCCGCGCTGCCTGGATCTGGACCTGCTAGCGGTGGGCGCCCGCACCGTGGAGACCGCCTCGCTGACCCTTCCCCATCCCCGTCTCCGGGAGCGCCGGTTCGTGCTGGTCCCCTGGGCCGAGATCGCCCCGGACTTCCGTCTCCCGGACGGGAAGCGGATCGCCGATCTGGAACGGGCCTGCGCGGACGCGGGGCGCGTCGAGCCGGTGGAAGGCCCCGCGTGGGCCGGGAAACGCCCGGAGAATGCCCGAGGATGA
- a CDS encoding CBS domain-containing protein, whose amino-acid sequence MARQHPATVATSHPNADLDAVGSMVAAAHLEEGAVPVLAHGAEPAASWLLARLGDEAPRVLDAREVDPEAIRTLVVVDTRDLDHLGPFAEVAQDPRRRLVVYDHHGGRELPDHAEVVAIEAGSNTAGMVERLRREGATLTPAEATVLAAGVYEDTGMLTFAGVTAADFEAARWLQEQGADLPLVGRLLRQELAPAQIHLLDQLLENAEPVSGLRPDVLLSAVRDEEEVQDAANVVQRFMDSVEAAAFFALIQQGSRVFVIARARPGGPDVGQVLGELGGGGHAHAASASLPGVPLAEARERLVEVLRRLHGHPRTVGELATRQVHSLAAEQTVAAAAERLGRYPLARMPVVDAEARPVGWVDQAMLGRARAHGLGEQSLREYAAPLPTLGPHDSIHAAEGWVLDRDYPMVGVVEEGRLAGVLTRSDLIRSWREESPELPEPLASGGHGGSRRNLAGRLREMLPHRTVAALERLGELAAEAGERAFLVGGLVRDIILHRANTDVDVVVEGDAIALGKRFADEGGWHLHAHQRFGTAVLVGPGDQRLDLASSRIEHYPYPAALPEVETGSIKADLFRRDFTINALAVELDGPRFGRLLDLFGGLQDIRQGTIRVLHSLSFVEDPTRILRAVRFEAELDFHIDAQSLRLIRNAVDLDLPARLSGHRLFRELRYLLETPRAVEGVRRLGELGMLCFVHPSLEGEQEAAVRRLGEGREVLDWYRLLFRAEAPAAWKVMTLLLVWKLEPEALRAVLLGFEVRARDAERLAEDRDRAAAFERAVAEGRLSPEDPAGVFDHLEALSLEGLLALMAATGHGGVREAVSRYVQHLRGTRSALTGVDLIELGVPKGPEVGRWLSALARARAAGKVASAEEERDLVRAGGNGDG is encoded by the coding sequence ATGGCCCGCCAGCACCCCGCCACGGTGGCCACCAGCCACCCCAACGCCGACCTCGATGCCGTGGGGTCCATGGTGGCGGCCGCGCACCTGGAGGAGGGCGCCGTTCCCGTCCTGGCGCACGGCGCCGAGCCCGCCGCGAGCTGGCTCCTGGCCCGTCTGGGCGACGAGGCGCCGCGGGTCCTGGACGCCCGGGAGGTGGACCCGGAGGCCATCCGCACCCTGGTGGTGGTGGACACCCGCGACCTGGACCATCTGGGGCCTTTCGCCGAGGTGGCCCAGGATCCCCGCCGCCGACTGGTAGTCTATGACCACCACGGGGGCAGGGAGCTGCCCGACCACGCCGAGGTGGTGGCCATCGAGGCCGGCTCCAACACCGCCGGCATGGTGGAGCGGCTTCGGCGCGAGGGCGCGACCCTGACCCCCGCCGAGGCCACGGTGCTCGCCGCGGGCGTCTACGAGGACACCGGCATGCTCACCTTCGCCGGGGTCACGGCGGCGGACTTCGAGGCGGCCCGCTGGCTCCAGGAGCAGGGGGCGGACCTGCCCCTTGTCGGGCGCCTCCTGCGCCAGGAGCTTGCCCCGGCCCAGATCCATCTCCTCGACCAGCTGCTGGAAAACGCCGAGCCCGTCTCCGGCCTGCGCCCCGACGTCCTCCTTTCCGCGGTGCGGGACGAGGAGGAGGTTCAGGACGCCGCCAACGTGGTGCAGCGGTTCATGGACAGCGTGGAGGCGGCGGCCTTCTTCGCCCTCATCCAGCAGGGGAGCCGGGTATTCGTCATCGCCCGCGCCCGCCCCGGCGGTCCCGATGTGGGGCAGGTGCTGGGGGAGCTGGGCGGGGGCGGCCACGCCCACGCCGCTTCCGCCTCGCTTCCGGGAGTGCCCCTGGCGGAGGCCCGAGAGCGGCTCGTGGAGGTGCTGCGGCGGCTGCACGGCCATCCGCGAACCGTGGGGGAGCTCGCCACCCGCCAGGTGCACAGCCTAGCCGCCGAACAGACCGTGGCCGCTGCCGCCGAGCGCCTGGGCCGGTACCCCCTGGCCCGGATGCCGGTGGTGGACGCGGAGGCCCGGCCCGTGGGCTGGGTGGATCAGGCCATGCTTGGCCGGGCCCGGGCCCACGGCCTGGGCGAGCAGTCCCTGCGCGAATACGCGGCCCCCCTGCCGACCCTCGGCCCGCACGATTCCATCCACGCCGCGGAGGGCTGGGTTCTGGATCGGGACTACCCCATGGTGGGCGTGGTGGAGGAGGGGCGGCTGGCCGGGGTGCTGACCCGCTCCGACCTGATCCGCAGCTGGCGGGAGGAGAGCCCCGAGCTGCCGGAGCCCCTGGCCTCCGGCGGCCACGGGGGTAGCCGCCGCAACCTCGCCGGGCGCCTGCGGGAGATGCTGCCCCACCGGACCGTGGCCGCCCTGGAGCGGCTGGGGGAGCTGGCCGCCGAGGCGGGGGAGCGCGCCTTCCTGGTGGGGGGCCTGGTGCGGGACATCATCCTCCATCGCGCCAACACCGACGTGGACGTGGTGGTGGAGGGTGACGCCATCGCCCTCGGCAAACGCTTCGCCGACGAGGGGGGCTGGCACCTGCACGCCCACCAGCGCTTCGGCACCGCCGTCCTGGTGGGCCCCGGGGACCAGCGCCTCGACCTGGCCTCCTCCCGCATCGAGCACTACCCCTATCCGGCCGCCCTGCCGGAGGTGGAGACCGGCTCCATCAAGGCGGATCTGTTCCGGCGCGATTTCACCATCAACGCCCTGGCGGTGGAGCTTGACGGCCCGCGCTTCGGCCGCCTGCTGGACCTGTTCGGCGGCCTGCAGGACATCCGCCAGGGCACCATCCGCGTCCTGCACAGCCTGTCCTTCGTGGAGGACCCCACCCGCATCCTGCGGGCGGTGCGTTTCGAAGCCGAGCTCGACTTCCACATCGACGCCCAGAGCCTGCGCCTGATCCGCAACGCCGTGGACCTGGATCTGCCGGCCCGGCTGTCGGGGCACCGGCTTTTCCGCGAGCTGCGCTACCTCTTGGAAACGCCGCGGGCGGTGGAGGGGGTGCGGCGCCTGGGGGAGCTGGGCATGCTGTGCTTCGTCCATCCCTCCCTGGAAGGCGAGCAGGAGGCCGCCGTCCGGCGGCTGGGGGAGGGCCGGGAGGTGCTGGACTGGTACCGGCTTCTCTTCCGGGCGGAGGCGCCGGCGGCCTGGAAGGTGATGACGCTGCTGCTGGTCTGGAAGCTGGAGCCCGAGGCGCTGCGCGCGGTGCTGCTGGGCTTCGAGGTGCGGGCGCGGGACGCGGAGCGCCTGGCCGAGGACCGCGACCGGGCCGCGGCCTTCGAGCGCGCCGTGGCCGAAGGGCGCCTGTCCCCGGAGGATCCCGCGGGGGTCTTCGACCACTTGGAGGCCCTTTCCCTGGAAGGGTTGTTGGCCCTGATGGCGGCCACCGGCCACGGCGGGGTGCGCGAGGCCGTGAGCCGCTATGTGCAGCACCTGCGGGGGACCCGGAGCGCCCTTACCGGAGTGGATCTGATCGAGCTGGGCGTGCCCAAGGGGCCGGAGGTGGGCCGATGGCTGAGCGCCCTGGCGCGGGCCCGGGCGGCGGGGAAGGTGGCCAGCGCGGAGGAGGAGCGGGACTTGGTGCGCGCGGGAGGGAACGGCGATGGCTGA
- the pcnB gene encoding polynucleotide adenylyltransferase PcnB gives MNQSSAAQPPTAEAEGRDPIIPRPEHEVSRQQICPNALKVLYRLHGKGYGAYLVGGSVRDLLLGREPKDFDIATDARPEEVREVFRNCRLIGRRFRLAHVHFKGDIVEVATFRGSGSDAEGEGKVRTEEGLILRDNVYGTLEEDAFRRDFTVNALYYNIDDFSVVDYVGGLEDLRAGRLRLIGDPATRYCEDPVRMLRAVRFAAKLGFFIEANTAAPITRMSHLLEDVPAARLFEEVNKLFLSGTSVGAYQLLRRFRLFERVFPETAGLLEEEENNFPHTFLTHVFEDTDRRVAGDLPVTPAFLFAALLWHPLQRERAVLEEEGYPPEDAMQKAAGRILRRQTRHVALPKRFAEGVREIWALQGRMERSRGKRALRLLGHPRFRAGFDFLALRGRSGEADPELVRWWQDLMDAPESQRPKMVGLKGGGQNRNGNRQSA, from the coding sequence ATGAACCAAAGCTCCGCTGCTCAACCCCCGACCGCGGAAGCCGAGGGCCGGGACCCCATCATCCCCCGCCCGGAGCACGAGGTCTCCCGCCAGCAGATCTGCCCCAACGCCCTCAAGGTCCTTTACCGTCTGCACGGCAAAGGCTACGGCGCCTATCTGGTCGGCGGCAGCGTCCGCGATCTCCTCCTGGGCCGCGAGCCCAAGGACTTCGACATCGCCACCGACGCGCGGCCCGAGGAGGTGCGGGAGGTCTTTCGCAACTGCCGGCTGATCGGGCGCCGCTTCCGCCTCGCCCACGTGCACTTCAAGGGCGACATCGTGGAGGTGGCCACCTTCCGCGGCTCGGGCTCCGACGCCGAAGGGGAAGGGAAGGTGCGTACCGAGGAGGGCCTCATCCTCCGGGACAACGTCTACGGCACCCTGGAGGAGGACGCCTTCCGCCGGGACTTCACCGTGAACGCCCTGTACTACAACATCGACGACTTCTCGGTGGTGGACTACGTGGGCGGGCTGGAGGACCTGCGGGCCGGGCGCCTGCGCCTCATCGGCGATCCGGCGACCCGCTACTGCGAGGATCCGGTGCGCATGCTGCGTGCGGTGCGCTTCGCCGCCAAGCTGGGCTTCTTCATCGAGGCGAACACCGCGGCGCCTATCACCCGGATGAGCCACTTGCTGGAGGACGTCCCGGCGGCGCGCCTGTTCGAGGAGGTGAACAAGCTCTTCCTGTCGGGAACCAGCGTGGGCGCCTATCAGCTCCTGCGCCGCTTCCGGCTCTTCGAGCGGGTCTTCCCCGAGACGGCGGGCCTGCTCGAGGAGGAGGAGAACAACTTCCCCCACACCTTCCTCACCCACGTCTTCGAGGATACGGACCGCCGGGTGGCGGGCGATCTGCCGGTGACCCCGGCCTTCCTCTTCGCCGCCCTGCTCTGGCATCCCCTGCAGCGGGAGCGCGCCGTCCTGGAGGAGGAGGGGTATCCCCCGGAGGACGCCATGCAGAAGGCCGCCGGCCGCATCCTGCGCCGGCAGACCCGCCACGTGGCCCTGCCCAAGCGGTTCGCTGAGGGGGTGCGGGAGATCTGGGCCCTGCAGGGGCGCATGGAGCGCAGCCGGGGCAAGCGTGCCCTCCGCCTGCTCGGCCACCCCCGTTTCCGCGCCGGTTTCGACTTCCTGGCCCTGCGCGGGCGCTCCGGCGAGGCGGACCCCGAGCTGGTCCGCTGGTGGCAGGACCTGATGGACGCCCCCGAGTCCCAGCGGCCCAAGATGGTGGGCCTCAAGGGGGGCGGACAGAACCGCAACGGCAACCGGCAGTCCGCCTAG
- the xerD gene encoding site-specific tyrosine recombinase XerD, with protein MASEPHRGQSGGELVERFLDRLWLEAGLSDNTLAAYGRDLRRFAEWLGEGTPLDQVRREQVLGFMAMQMRSGVKPRTIARQLSTLRRFYRHLLDEGCLREDPCREVEPPRLDARLPDTLTEAEVEALLNAPDPGDPLGMRDRTMLEVMYATGLRVSELVGLPLGRLRQDAGYVMVTGKGGKQRLVPLGEEALGWLGRYLDHARPALLETRASDRVFVSRRGGGLTRQAVWYRIRKYARELGIDKPLSPHTLRHSFATHLLNHGMDLRSLQMLLGHSDLSTTQIYTHVARERLKSLHASHHPRG; from the coding sequence ATGGCGTCTGAGCCCCATAGGGGACAGTCCGGCGGGGAGCTGGTGGAGCGGTTCCTCGACCGTCTGTGGCTTGAGGCCGGTCTGTCCGACAACACCCTGGCGGCCTATGGCCGGGACCTGCGCCGTTTCGCGGAGTGGCTGGGGGAGGGAACCCCCTTGGACCAGGTGCGGCGGGAGCAGGTGCTCGGTTTCATGGCCATGCAGATGCGGTCCGGGGTCAAGCCGCGCACCATTGCCCGGCAGCTTTCCACGCTGCGGCGCTTCTATCGCCACCTCCTGGACGAGGGGTGCCTCCGGGAGGATCCCTGCCGGGAGGTGGAGCCGCCCCGCCTGGATGCCCGCCTGCCCGATACCCTTACCGAGGCGGAGGTAGAGGCCCTGCTCAACGCCCCCGATCCCGGCGATCCCCTGGGGATGCGTGATCGCACCATGCTGGAGGTAATGTACGCCACGGGCCTGCGGGTGTCGGAGCTGGTGGGCCTGCCGCTGGGCAGGCTCCGCCAGGACGCGGGCTACGTGATGGTCACGGGCAAGGGCGGCAAGCAGCGCCTGGTGCCCCTTGGCGAGGAGGCCCTGGGCTGGTTGGGCCGGTACCTGGACCACGCCCGCCCCGCGCTCCTGGAGACCCGGGCCAGCGACCGGGTGTTCGTGTCCCGGCGCGGGGGCGGGCTGACCCGCCAGGCGGTCTGGTACCGGATCCGCAAGTACGCCCGCGAGCTGGGCATCGACAAGCCCCTGTCCCCGCACACCCTGCGCCACTCCTTCGCCACCCACCTGTTGAACCACGGCATGGATCTGCGGTCTCTACAGATGTTGCTGGGGCACAGCGACCTCTCCACCACGCAGATCTACACGCACGTGGCGCGGGAACGGCTCAAGTCGCTGCACGCCAGCCACCATCCCCGGGGCTGA
- a CDS encoding methylated-DNA--[protein]-cysteine S-methyltransferase, which yields MKTPSGPETELILPTPVGSLAIHGEGRGITRIRWLPEGPTAKPSAAGTPLILDRARASLEAYLRDPGTLPTGVPLAPVPATRFQRRVWRYMRAISPGHPLTYGQLAAYLGSSPRAVGNAAAANPWPLLVPCHRVVGRAGPGGYLGEAVGAGPRIKRWLLEQEGWRADGV from the coding sequence TTGAAGACTCCGAGCGGCCCTGAAACGGAGTTGATCCTCCCCACCCCGGTGGGGTCCCTCGCCATTCACGGGGAGGGCCGGGGCATCACCCGCATCCGCTGGTTGCCCGAAGGGCCCACCGCCAAGCCATCGGCCGCCGGCACCCCCCTGATCCTGGACCGGGCCCGGGCCTCCCTGGAGGCCTACCTCCGCGACCCCGGTACCCTTCCCACCGGCGTGCCCCTGGCCCCGGTGCCCGCTACCCGCTTCCAGCGCCGGGTCTGGCGATACATGCGGGCCATCTCCCCCGGGCATCCCCTGACCTACGGGCAGCTGGCCGCTTACCTTGGCAGCTCGCCTCGGGCGGTGGGCAACGCCGCCGCCGCCAACCCCTGGCCCCTGCTGGTGCCTTGCCACCGCGTCGTCGGCCGGGCGGGCCCCGGCGGGTACCTCGGGGAGGCGGTGGGCGCGGGTCCCCGGATCAAGCGGTGGCTCCTGGAGCAGGAGGGTTGGCGGGCCGATGGCGTCTGA
- a CDS encoding tol-pal system YbgF family protein, translating into MAVTLAAMGLLPGLGGPGGASAADLDTAASQVASGLGSLALETLAEEPPEPGEAAWERWARLRAQALRQKGAVEELGRFAESVPESASAELRRWVRLQAAEAELEAGSPAQARRRLARLVAAHPGAPEAPQWLRQIYRAYAAEGRWQDAATALRRHREVEGGGPPEESSVATEQARILMRAGEEEDALALLGEEPRHPEGRPLRIRLLASLDRTGEAYEEAQAWAEESGNPQPGRAWRLVADLAGEQEGLDARVAALERALQEGVPQPAAVVERTWEAYLQLGELLGSEEELPAGEDAAWIERADELGGPQGRALLAHVALLGGSAEARTDARLRLARELEEAGLDGTASLLYRKGPAFEGGEALSPLVRVHLGRIAQAGERLEDALYWMDRVEELPEEVKAAPWWLTRARLRVRLGRYAAGAEDLERILDEPGRLSDSQFRQQFLQVAFDLQQAERYATALEVFRGVYEAVEKDKARRELLYWMGECRAGLGEHREAANLFLRSAAHRPGSVADRWGRTARFQAARSLAKARRTEEARRLFRDLLGTGTASQDRAIQRRMNRLMGEAVEDSERP; encoded by the coding sequence GTGGCCGTCACCCTGGCGGCCATGGGCCTGCTTCCGGGGCTCGGCGGCCCCGGCGGGGCGTCGGCCGCCGACCTGGATACCGCGGCCAGCCAGGTGGCCTCCGGGCTGGGTAGTCTCGCCCTGGAGACCCTGGCCGAGGAGCCGCCGGAGCCCGGGGAAGCTGCCTGGGAGCGCTGGGCTCGTCTGCGCGCCCAGGCCCTGCGGCAGAAAGGGGCGGTGGAGGAGCTTGGCCGGTTCGCCGAGTCCGTGCCCGAATCCGCCAGCGCCGAGCTCCGGCGGTGGGTGCGGCTGCAGGCTGCCGAGGCGGAGCTGGAGGCCGGTTCGCCCGCACAGGCCCGGCGCCGCTTGGCGCGTCTGGTAGCCGCCCACCCGGGAGCCCCGGAGGCTCCGCAATGGCTGCGGCAGATCTACCGCGCCTATGCCGCGGAGGGGCGCTGGCAGGACGCGGCCACCGCCCTGCGCCGGCATCGGGAGGTGGAAGGGGGCGGTCCCCCAGAGGAGTCCTCCGTGGCCACCGAACAGGCCCGCATCCTCATGCGGGCCGGGGAAGAGGAGGATGCCCTAGCCCTGCTGGGCGAGGAGCCCCGGCATCCGGAAGGCCGACCCCTCCGCATCCGGCTGCTCGCTTCCCTGGACCGGACAGGGGAGGCCTACGAGGAGGCCCAGGCCTGGGCCGAGGAATCCGGGAATCCGCAGCCTGGACGGGCCTGGCGCCTGGTGGCGGACCTTGCCGGCGAGCAAGAGGGCCTGGACGCGCGCGTGGCGGCCCTGGAACGGGCCCTGCAGGAGGGCGTACCGCAGCCTGCCGCCGTGGTGGAGCGTACCTGGGAGGCCTACCTCCAGCTCGGCGAGCTCCTGGGGAGCGAGGAGGAGCTTCCGGCGGGGGAGGACGCCGCCTGGATCGAGCGGGCCGATGAGCTCGGCGGTCCCCAAGGGCGGGCCCTGCTGGCCCACGTGGCCCTGCTCGGGGGCTCCGCGGAGGCCCGCACGGACGCCCGGCTCCGCCTGGCCCGGGAGCTGGAGGAGGCCGGCCTGGATGGAACCGCCTCGCTGCTTTACCGGAAGGGGCCGGCCTTCGAGGGAGGAGAGGCGCTCTCCCCGCTGGTGCGGGTCCACCTGGGCCGGATCGCCCAGGCGGGAGAGCGGCTCGAGGACGCCCTGTACTGGATGGATCGCGTCGAGGAACTGCCCGAGGAGGTGAAGGCGGCCCCCTGGTGGCTGACCCGTGCCCGCCTGCGCGTCCGGCTGGGCCGGTACGCGGCTGGAGCCGAGGACCTGGAGCGGATCCTCGACGAGCCCGGCCGCCTAAGCGACTCCCAGTTCCGCCAGCAATTTCTCCAGGTGGCCTTCGATCTCCAGCAGGCGGAGCGCTATGCCACCGCCCTCGAGGTATTCCGGGGGGTCTACGAGGCCGTGGAGAAGGACAAGGCGCGGCGAGAGCTGCTCTACTGGATGGGAGAATGCCGGGCGGGCCTGGGTGAGCACCGGGAGGCCGCCAACCTCTTCCTGCGTTCTGCCGCCCACCGGCCGGGAAGCGTGGCGGACCGCTGGGGCCGCACGGCGCGGTTTCAGGCCGCCCGCTCCCTGGCCAAGGCCCGCCGCACGGAGGAGGCCCGACGGCTGTTTCGGGACCTGCTGGGCACCGGCACCGCTAGCCAGGACCGGGCCATCCAGCGGCGCATGAACCGTCTGATGGGAGAGGCGGTTGAAGACTCCGAGCGGCCCTGA
- the rplS gene encoding 50S ribosomal protein L19, with amino-acid sequence MSDIIQELEREQMKTDIPDFGPGDTVRVHTRVVEGNRERVQAFEGVVLAYRKRGLHSAITVRKVSYGEPVERVFPLHSPRIEKIEVQRRGRVRQAKLYYLREREGKAARIPEKRTAK; translated from the coding sequence ATGTCCGACATCATCCAAGAGCTTGAGCGCGAGCAGATGAAGACCGATATCCCCGATTTCGGTCCGGGGGACACCGTGCGGGTGCACACCCGCGTGGTGGAAGGGAACCGGGAGCGGGTGCAGGCCTTCGAGGGCGTGGTCCTGGCCTACCGCAAACGCGGCCTGCATTCCGCCATCACCGTCCGCAAGGTCTCCTACGGCGAGCCCGTGGAGCGGGTCTTTCCCCTGCACTCCCCGCGCATCGAGAAGATCGAGGTGCAGCGGCGCGGCCGCGTCCGGCAGGCCAAGCTGTACTACCTGCGCGAGCGCGAGGGCAAGGCGGCCCGCATCCCCGAGAAGCGGACGGCCAAGTAA
- the trmD gene encoding tRNA (guanosine(37)-N1)-methyltransferase TrmD, whose amino-acid sequence MRFHVLTLFPGLFESVLSYGVLGRAVEQGHLGLELTDIRDFSRDRHRTVDDRPFGGGPGMVMRPEVTAAAVDHARARMPAEAPVVYLSPQGETLDHQKVAELADLPGLTLLCGRYEGIDERALESRVDRELSIGDYVLSGGELAALVVIDAVSRLQPEVLGEPASAAEDSFVEGLLDCPHYTRPQDFEGRAVPEVLLSGDHGRIRQWRRQQALARTWERRPELLRERGLSGPERALLSEYIRETGGDPAALEELPGRVE is encoded by the coding sequence GTGCGCTTCCATGTACTGACCCTGTTCCCGGGGCTGTTCGAGTCGGTCCTGTCCTACGGTGTCCTGGGCCGGGCCGTGGAGCAGGGGCATCTGGGGCTCGAGCTCACCGACATCCGGGACTTCTCCCGGGACCGGCACCGGACCGTGGATGACCGGCCCTTCGGAGGCGGCCCCGGCATGGTCATGCGGCCGGAGGTGACGGCGGCGGCCGTGGATCACGCCCGGGCCCGGATGCCGGCGGAAGCGCCGGTGGTGTACCTCTCCCCGCAGGGGGAGACCCTCGACCACCAGAAGGTGGCCGAGCTGGCCGATCTTCCGGGGCTGACCCTGCTCTGCGGTCGCTACGAGGGTATCGACGAGCGGGCCCTGGAGAGCCGGGTGGATCGGGAGCTGTCCATCGGCGACTACGTGCTCTCCGGAGGCGAGCTGGCGGCGCTGGTGGTGATCGACGCCGTTTCCCGGCTGCAGCCGGAGGTGCTGGGCGAGCCCGCCTCGGCGGCGGAGGACAGCTTCGTCGAGGGTTTGCTGGACTGTCCGCACTATACCCGGCCGCAGGATTTCGAGGGCCGGGCGGTTCCCGAAGTGCTGCTGTCGGGGGACCATGGCCGCATCCGGCAGTGGCGGCGGCAGCAGGCCCTGGCCCGGACCTGGGAGCGCCGGCCGGAGCTCCTGCGGGAGCGCGGCCTCTCGGGTCCGGAGCGGGCCCTGCTGAGCGAATACATACGGGAAACCGGCGGCGACCCCGCTGCCCTGGAGGAGCTTCCAGGCCGGGTGGAGTGA
- the rimM gene encoding ribosome maturation factor RimM (Essential for efficient processing of 16S rRNA), which translates to MVPTEPSPRDPAADGDWVTVGRIHGLYGVHGGVRLYSYLDRPADLLRFDHLWLLLEGRRERRRIHDREEKGPRLVARIEGVDGRDAARSLLGTLLQVPRAELGGTAASGEYLWADLLGLSVETVDGVPLGEVDSLIETGANDVLVVAGPDRERLIPFTEEAVPEVDLARGRIRVDWDPDF; encoded by the coding sequence ATGGTCCCGACCGAGCCTTCCCCGCGGGATCCCGCCGCCGACGGCGACTGGGTGACGGTGGGGCGGATCCACGGCCTCTATGGCGTGCACGGCGGGGTGCGGCTCTACTCCTACCTGGACCGTCCGGCCGACCTGCTGCGCTTCGACCACCTCTGGCTCCTCTTGGAGGGGCGGCGGGAGCGGCGGCGGATCCACGACCGGGAGGAGAAGGGACCGCGCCTGGTGGCCCGCATCGAGGGCGTGGACGGACGGGATGCCGCCCGATCGCTGCTGGGAACCCTGCTCCAGGTGCCCCGCGCGGAACTGGGCGGCACTGCCGCGTCCGGGGAGTACCTCTGGGCCGATCTGCTCGGGCTGAGCGTCGAGACGGTGGACGGGGTCCCGCTGGGCGAGGTGGACAGCCTCATCGAGACCGGCGCCAACGACGTGCTGGTGGTGGCGGGGCCCGACCGGGAGCGCCTGATTCCATTCACCGAGGAGGCGGTCCCTGAGGTGGACTTGGCCCGGGGCCGCATCCGGGTGGACTGGGACCCCGATTTCTAA
- the rpsP gene encoding 30S ribosomal protein S16: MVTIRFARGGAKKKPFYQIVVTEHASARDGNFIERLGYYNPTSKSKDYKLDVERTKAWLENGAQVSGSVKGLLRKEGLTTA; the protein is encoded by the coding sequence ATGGTCACTATCCGTTTCGCCCGCGGGGGCGCCAAGAAGAAGCCGTTCTACCAGATCGTCGTTACCGAGCACGCCAGCGCGCGTGACGGCAACTTCATCGAGCGCCTCGGCTACTACAATCCGACCTCCAAGTCCAAGGACTACAAGCTGGACGTGGAGCGGACCAAGGCGTGGCTGGAGAACGGCGCCCAGGTCTCCGGCTCCGTGAAGGGCCTGCTGCGCAAGGAAGGCCTGACCACCGCCTGA